A single genomic interval of Amblyraja radiata isolate CabotCenter1 chromosome 3, sAmbRad1.1.pri, whole genome shotgun sequence harbors:
- the mxd4 gene encoding max dimerization protein 4 isoform X1, giving the protein MAFFNIQTLLEAAEYIERREREAEHGYASTLPCDVEFNRKKGKTKKAQNNRSSHNELEKHRRAKLRLYLEQLKELVPLGPDSSRHTTLSLLKRARTHIKRRTWTLKGWSLCRAIWTAWAVAATWTIATASAAAPATVATLTPAPSSPASHSGRWGHAGRSGARTTSSSPSFLLSVSHILHHHLLPEQTLSWTGQDSPGPDQSPLIDSGSQSCLHPFRSGVNRTGSWCLWSGSRHPFQTYT; this is encoded by the exons ATGGCATTTTTTAACATTCAAACCTTGCTGGAAGCAGCCGAGTACATCGAAAGAAGAGAGAGAG AAGCAGAGCACGGTTATGCCTCGACGTTGCCTTGCGATGTCGAATTCAACAGGAAGAAAGGCAAAACGAAGAAAGCCCAAAATAACAG GTCCTCGCACAATGAGTTGGAAAAGCACAG AAGAGCCAAGTTGCGGCTGTACCTGGAGCAGCTGAAGGAGCTCGTACCACTCGGGCCGGACAGTTCCAGACACACCACGCTCAGTCTGCTCAAACGAGCGCGCACTCACATCAAG AGGCGGACGTGGACATTGAAGGGATGGAGTTTGTGCCGGGCGATTTGGACAGCGTGGGCAGTGGCAGCGACGTGGACGATCGCTACAGCTTCCGCAGCAGCTCCAGCGACAGTGGCTACGCTGACTCCCGCACCATCATCCCCCGCCTCTCATAGTGGCCGGTGGGGCCATGCGGGGCGGAGTGGGGCTCGCACCacatcctcctctccctcttttcttctctctgtctctcacatcctccaccaccatctcctaCCTGAGCAGACCCTCTCTTGGACTGGACAGGACTCACCTGGACCGGACCAGAGCCCACTGATTGACAGTGGATCCCAATCCTGCCTCCACCCCTTCCGGAGTGGAGTCAACCGGACTGGGTCCTGGTGCCTCTGGAGCGGATCCCGCCACCCCTTCCAGACCTACACGTAG
- the mxd4 gene encoding max dimerization protein 4 isoform X2 — protein sequence MAFFNIQTLLEAAEYIERREREAEHGYASTLPCDVEFNRKKGKTKKAQNNRSSHNELEKHRRAKLRLYLEQLKELVPLGPDSSRHTTLSLLKRARTHIKKLEEQDKKAVHQKEQLQRERRYLRRRLEQLAVQGLERLRTHSLGSSVSTDRSDHSDSEQEADVDIEGMEFVPGDLDSVGSGSDVDDRYSFRSSSSDSGYADSRTIIPRLS from the exons ATGGCATTTTTTAACATTCAAACCTTGCTGGAAGCAGCCGAGTACATCGAAAGAAGAGAGAGAG AAGCAGAGCACGGTTATGCCTCGACGTTGCCTTGCGATGTCGAATTCAACAGGAAGAAAGGCAAAACGAAGAAAGCCCAAAATAACAG GTCCTCGCACAATGAGTTGGAAAAGCACAG AAGAGCCAAGTTGCGGCTGTACCTGGAGCAGCTGAAGGAGCTCGTACCACTCGGGCCGGACAGTTCCAGACACACCACGCTCAGTCTGCTCAAACGAGCGCGCACTCACATCAAG AAGCTGGAGGAGCAGGACAAGAAGGCCGTGCACCAGAAGGAGCAGCTGCAGCGAGAGCGTCGATACCTGCGTCGTCGCCTGGAGCAGCTGGCGGTGCAGGGGCTGGAGCGGCTCCGCACCCACAGCCTGGGGTCCAGCGTGTCCACCGACCGCAGCGACCACAGCGACtccgagcaag AGGCGGACGTGGACATTGAAGGGATGGAGTTTGTGCCGGGCGATTTGGACAGCGTGGGCAGTGGCAGCGACGTGGACGATCGCTACAGCTTCCGCAGCAGCTCCAGCGACAGTGGCTACGCTGACTCCCGCACCATCATCCCCCGCCTCTCATAG